Proteins encoded within one genomic window of Prosthecobacter algae:
- the pdhA gene encoding pyruvate dehydrogenase (acetyl-transferring) E1 component subunit alpha — protein MATKTAPSAKSADAPINAKLTAADKIELYRKMVRVRRFEQVSLQHYQAGRMGGFLHLYIGQESVAIGCTSLMGENDHVITAYRDHAHALGVGMSMNECMAELFGKATGCSKGKGGSMHYFAPDKNYWGGHGIVAGQTPLGLGLAYGLKYRGLKGAAMCFLGDGAVNQGAFHESLNLAALWDLPVIYVIENNGYSMGTSQERSSAYNENLAKRAEGYGMAWDSFVGEDLYDVRAHVQVAIDRAHNESKPTMLEIATYRWEGHSVADANKLKYRTKEEVEKYQKEHDPIQVWKRNLLSEGVATEDELKKIDREAQAEAEASAEFAKVSPYPEPEAIFEDVYWEVDNKTEAGATGRHFFND, from the coding sequence ATGGCCACTAAGACTGCTCCTTCCGCCAAATCTGCTGATGCACCGATCAATGCCAAACTGACTGCGGCAGACAAGATTGAACTGTATCGCAAGATGGTGCGGGTGCGTCGTTTTGAGCAGGTTTCCCTCCAGCATTATCAGGCCGGTCGCATGGGTGGTTTCCTCCACCTTTACATCGGCCAGGAATCTGTGGCGATTGGTTGTACTTCCCTGATGGGTGAAAACGATCATGTGATCACGGCTTATCGCGACCACGCCCACGCTCTCGGAGTCGGCATGTCCATGAATGAGTGCATGGCGGAACTTTTTGGCAAGGCCACCGGTTGCTCCAAAGGCAAGGGCGGCTCGATGCACTACTTTGCGCCGGATAAGAATTACTGGGGTGGCCACGGCATTGTCGCTGGGCAGACCCCTCTCGGCCTGGGCCTCGCTTATGGCCTCAAGTATCGTGGCCTCAAAGGCGCAGCGATGTGTTTTCTGGGCGACGGCGCTGTGAACCAGGGTGCATTCCATGAATCCCTGAACTTGGCGGCCCTTTGGGATCTGCCGGTCATTTACGTTATCGAAAACAACGGCTACTCCATGGGCACCAGCCAGGAGCGCTCCTCCGCCTACAATGAGAATCTGGCCAAGCGTGCCGAAGGTTATGGCATGGCCTGGGATTCATTCGTCGGTGAAGACCTCTACGACGTGCGCGCCCACGTGCAGGTGGCGATTGACCGCGCTCACAATGAGAGCAAGCCGACGATGCTGGAAATCGCCACCTATCGCTGGGAAGGCCATTCCGTGGCAGATGCGAACAAGCTCAAGTATCGCACCAAGGAAGAAGTGGAGAAGTACCAGAAGGAGCACGATCCGATTCAGGTCTGGAAGCGCAACCTCCTTTCGGAAGGTGTGGCGACGGAAGACGAGCTGAAGAAGATCGACCGCGAAGCTCAGGCAGAAGCAGAAGCTTCGGCAGAGTTCGCCAAGGTCAGCCCCTATCCGGAGCCTGAAGCCATCTTCGAAGACGTGTACTGGGAAGTGGACAACAAAACGGAAGCAGGTGCAACCGGACGCCACTTCTTCAACGATTGA
- a CDS encoding Gfo/Idh/MocA family oxidoreductase, translated as MNSANTSRRTFLRGTIAGAAGLATLPTWAKPLGANGEVRVAVIGFKSRGSGHIGSLLKIPGVRLVALCDVDSEVMAKQVAALGKRETPIKVKQYKDFRECCADPDIDAVTIATPNHSHTLIALTAIANGKHVYVEKPVSHNMWEGRKLVDAAAIAEKKGLVVQHGMQRRSDLGWASAMEYIKSGQIGKTTLSRGINYKARKSIGKLDAPVPAKDVFAAGTFKGVDGKASQGELDYKLWSAPRPMLPVNRSQFHYDWHWQWAYGNGDIGNQGPHQLDVARWGLGNPSVLPKRVMSFGGRWGYDDDGETANNQMAFYDYAEGAPLLFDNRGLPMKDMNWAKGAEPVYRINGKTSAPRIGNVIHCEGGFVAESKAYDNDGKAIHKFENFQDGPDHMLNFINSVRAGKLTKDVLHVSHGYHAAALAQMANISYRLGKQISNDEVKERLSNSKAAQETFDHFVENLVANKIDMKAEMAQVGPWLDFDPVAEKFTGEFAEEANKLANGEYAAGFELPVIS; from the coding sequence ATGAACTCAGCAAACACCAGCCGCCGCACGTTCCTGCGCGGCACGATCGCCGGAGCTGCCGGCCTTGCCACTTTGCCCACCTGGGCGAAACCCCTCGGTGCCAACGGTGAAGTCCGTGTTGCCGTCATCGGCTTCAAATCCCGTGGTTCCGGCCACATCGGCAGCCTGCTGAAGATCCCAGGCGTGCGTCTGGTCGCCCTTTGCGATGTGGACAGCGAAGTGATGGCCAAGCAGGTGGCCGCCCTCGGCAAGCGTGAGACGCCGATCAAGGTGAAGCAGTACAAGGACTTCCGCGAGTGCTGCGCCGATCCGGACATTGATGCCGTGACCATCGCCACCCCGAACCACAGCCACACGCTGATCGCTCTGACTGCGATCGCCAATGGCAAGCATGTGTATGTCGAGAAGCCTGTCTCCCACAACATGTGGGAAGGCCGCAAGCTGGTGGACGCCGCCGCCATCGCCGAGAAAAAAGGCTTGGTGGTGCAGCACGGCATGCAGCGCCGTTCCGACCTCGGTTGGGCCTCCGCCATGGAGTACATCAAGAGCGGCCAGATCGGCAAGACCACCCTGAGCCGTGGCATCAATTACAAGGCCCGCAAGAGCATCGGCAAGCTGGATGCCCCAGTGCCTGCGAAGGACGTTTTTGCCGCCGGCACCTTCAAGGGTGTGGATGGCAAGGCCAGCCAGGGCGAGCTCGACTACAAACTCTGGTCTGCACCGCGCCCGATGCTGCCGGTGAACCGCTCCCAGTTCCACTATGACTGGCATTGGCAGTGGGCCTATGGCAATGGCGACATTGGCAACCAGGGACCACACCAGCTCGACGTCGCCCGCTGGGGCCTGGGCAATCCTTCCGTTCTGCCGAAGCGTGTGATGAGCTTTGGTGGCCGCTGGGGCTACGATGACGATGGCGAGACGGCCAACAACCAGATGGCCTTCTATGACTATGCTGAAGGTGCGCCTCTGCTGTTCGACAACCGCGGTCTGCCGATGAAGGACATGAATTGGGCCAAGGGCGCAGAGCCCGTCTATCGCATCAATGGCAAGACCTCCGCCCCTCGTATCGGCAATGTCATCCATTGCGAAGGCGGCTTTGTTGCGGAGTCCAAGGCTTACGACAACGACGGCAAGGCGATCCATAAGTTTGAAAACTTCCAGGATGGTCCTGACCACATGCTGAACTTCATCAACTCGGTCCGCGCCGGCAAGCTGACGAAGGATGTGCTGCACGTCTCCCACGGCTACCATGCGGCAGCCCTGGCCCAGATGGCCAACATCTCCTACCGCCTCGGCAAGCAGATCTCCAACGACGAAGTCAAGGAGCGCCTCAGCAACAGCAAGGCCGCCCAGGAAACCTTCGATCACTTCGTGGAAAACCTGGTCGCCAACAAGATCGACATGAAGGCCGAGATGGCCCAGGTCGGCCCATGGCTGGACTTCGATCCTGTGGCTGAGAAGTTCACCGGTGAATTCGCTGAAGAAGCCAACAAGCTAGCCAATGGCGAATATGCCGCTGGCTTTGAATTGCCTGTGATCAGCTAA